In Lineus longissimus chromosome 9, tnLinLong1.2, whole genome shotgun sequence, one genomic interval encodes:
- the LOC135493518 gene encoding uncharacterized protein LOC135493518 — protein MADQQNRPVPQQDFEDLKGRMAMIAEADPSQHHDDFSTQRFLRAFKTADASFQAMLKCNKWRRDYGVECISPTEECIQKELIAQKALLLMHRDIIGRPVIYIAARKHDVNERDIDEFTRFIVYTLERACKRCHDEIIDNLCIVFDLKDFKLSCMDYQFVKNLIWLLSKYYPERLGVCLIINAPTLFSGCWTIIKQMLSEATAEKVKFVADEQDLCKYLIPDILPEDT, from the exons ATGGCGGACCAACAGAACCGGCCTGTCCCACAACAAGACTTTGAAGACCTCAAGGGAAGAATGGCT ATGATCGCTGAAGCAGATCCTTCACAG CATCATGATGATTTCTCCACCCAACGATTTCTAAGGGCTTTCAAAACGGCCGACGCCTCATTTCAGGCAATGCTCAAATGTAATAAATGGAGGCGGGACTATGGTGTGGAATGCATCTCACCAACTGAGGAGTGTATTCAAAAGGAACTTATAGCACAGAAGGCACTACTGTTAATGCACAGAGATATCATTGGCAG ACCTGTGATCTATATAGCGGCGAGGAAGCATGATGTTAACGAAAGGGACATTGACGAATTCACCAGGTTTATAGTTTACACATTG GAGAGAGCTTGCAAACGTTGTCACGACGAAATCATAGACAATTtatgcattgtatttgatctaaAGGACTTTAAACTAAGCTGTATGGATTATCAGTTTGTGAAGAACCTCATATGGCTACTCAGTAAATACTACCCAGAACGTCTCGGTGTCTGTCTCATCATCAATGCTCCGACACTATTCAGTGGCTGCTGGACTATCATCAAACAAAT GTTAAGTGAAGCTACAGCAGAAAAGGTGAAATTTGTTGCTGATGAGCAAGATTTGTGCAAGTACCTCATCCCCGATATTCTGCCTGAGGACACATAG